The DNA region TTGGGGCGTTGAATGTAAAGGCAAGTTTTCATCGAGGTTAACATGGGATGTTGTTCGTGCTAGAGGGGAGTCGTTACCATGTCTCATTTGGTGTGGTCTTCAAAAGTCATTCCTAGACACCAATTCATCTTGTGGTTGGTGTTTCGTGAAAGACTTAATACGTGAGATCGAATCAAGAAGTACATGAATATTCTGGATTCAAGTTGTCTTTTATGTGTGGGAAATGAGGAGACCATAGATCATATTTTTAGGGGTTATCCATTTGCTTCTTTACTTTGGGATAAGTTTTCCACATCCATGGGTCTTCTCAGTTTTCCAAGAGAATTGATTGGTATTAAAGATGTCGCTCTCATCAAGGTAAAGGGTAAAGCCTTCTCTTCAAATGTCTTTATTTCTTTGCCAATATTGTTTATCACATTTGGATGGAGCGTAATGCGAGAGTTTTTTCTAGAGTTCAAAATGATATTGAACAAGTTTGgagagatatatttttttttatagaaattcaCTTATTCGAACGTGAagccaaattaatatttatgaaagaaATTAGTTGATTTGTGAGAGATGGAACATTGCTTATGAAGAAATAACTAgtttaaatacttaaaaatgacttaatttttatgtaattatggTTGTTGTTTGTTTTATTCCGTTATTCATTGATGTCGTTTATGTCACTCAAAATTAAGACAAATGTTTATTTTGCCTTAATTTATGAAATCACGtaggtttttaataaaatgacgttaggtgaatatgttttatttttatatagtactaaaaatttgattgaattaaattatttattttaaagtgaaaaatgaatgaataaaactaatttttttaaatcatgctataaaagaaatatttttgattaattctAACACAATCATTAGTTTTGCttttatggaaaaaaaataaaagatttcgTGTAACAAGGCTAACTCAAGCCCAATCAAATACCCGTAAAGAAATCAAAACTCTCAAATGGTTTAAAATTAGATTGATTTATATAGTTTCTATAATATTCCTAATTAGTTCACTTGATTCAAGTTACAAAAATGGTTTTTAATTGACCAAATGTCACAGCCTATTAATAGaactgaaaaaaaaagtaatagaTGGTGTTTAAATGGAACATATAACCCTAATCTAATTTATTGAATACACAATATTTGCATTGTTTACATCATATATCTTCAATGTCATAAAAATGGATATTTCAGGACTGATTTTCATCATCCTTAGATTTGTTGTCTTGTGTTGTTATTTGTGTTTCAAACAACTTCCTTTGTTCATAAAAGAGTTGAGAAAGTAGACCCACCAATATGAACCCAAGAACAGTTGTTTTCTCCCATCCCGATGAAGAAGACATTAAGGAATCCACAATTGCTACAACAATCAACCCAACAAATACAATGTAAATGTTCCTTCTAGTGTCTGTTCTTGTTATGTCAACTGTAACCTCCTTAATTTTCTCTGTTTCTTCCTTAACCTTCTCCATGTCAACTGGCTTTTTCTCCCTCAAATTCTGAAAAAACAAACCTTCATTCCTACCATCCTCTATTTcatcttcaaaatcaaataatttcttctCATTCTTCTCTATTTCAAGTTTCTCTTGCTCTGCAGTTTCTTCAAATGCTTGCATTCTGCTTTCAATGTTCTCCATAATCTGaaagatttgaaaatttgataaagTATTAACAACTAATTCAAAGTTACATTATTATCTAATTAGAAAGAAAAGGAAGGCCAACAACAACAACCCTGGATTCAGCTTCATTTAgttctttgagagcatcttctcCAATCTTGTCGAATTCATTACTGGCTTCTTCGGCGAATTGAGTTAGATATGAGGATCGTTCATCTAAGAAATCAGTTAAACGAACTTTCTGGGTTTGAAGGATTGCGATTCTGGCAAGAAGATCTTGTTTTCGGGTATCTCCTTCTGTTGGGTTGTTTTCTCCTGGATTTGAGTTGATGGATTTGCATCTTAGAAATAAGATCTTCTTTTTGTTGGATCTTAATAAATTTGGAATCAAAGAGATTTGAATGGCCTTAAGAGATATCATCATCTTTCTCCTTTTCTTTCACTCTGCGTGTGattgtgtgtgtatgtgtgtgtgagagagaatgGTTGGAATTCTTAACAGGATAATGCTTCTGAACCTCTCATTCATGTATTATGCTTCTATCAGTTTTGAAATTCTCAattgacaattttttatttattttaacttcaaaataatatatgtattgttttaaaaattaataaaataattaaaaagtaaaagttatatatatatatatatatatttaaaagaataataatagatataattaattaatttttaattataatatatatatatataatatttaataaatatagataaaaatatataccaAATTACAAAGTAATTAGTTAAATGTCTAacttgatttattattttttttaaattatatattattaaatttgtaaacataaaattttgacacatcctaatttataaatgataataatattaaaaaaatatttaaaattttttaattttaaataactaaaaaaagattaaaaatcaaattaaggttaattattgtgatataATACtacaaatagaaaaattaagtaaagatctaaaaataatttaaggttaaaatattgtatttattttatccaaattgaACTAAAAAAGgagttgaaaatatttaattatggttttaaacataaattatgtataatttatggcttaaaataatttatgtttaaaagcataattaaataaatatcctaaaatacaaaaaaaaagacaaaaaataaaaataaaaaacataatttgtttgattaagtcaaataaagaaaaaaaaaactatttaattaagataggaattcattaattaagttgaattaagaaaaacgatttaactaattaaaatgaacttaggataattaaaatcaattcgaaatagttttgatgatgcgctgaataattgaataaaattctaaaactaAGTTATGCAATTGTGTTATGTGCATGTAGCGCGAGTAGCAGAGCCCTAAGTTGTAGACGCGTTGACAATAGGATTGTTGCCAACAGTAGAgttgaagaagcgctaacagACGACTTGCGCTAACAGACGTCTTGCTTCAAATAGTAGAGTTGAAGAAACGCCAACAGTCGCCTTGCTTCAAATAACAGAGTTGAAGAAGCTCTAACAGACGACTTGCTTCAAACAATAGAGTTGTCTTCAGCACGCTGGCAGACGACTTACATCAACAATAGAGTTGAAGAAGTGCGAGCAGACGTCTTGCTTTAGCAGCAACCTAAAAAAGTCAACAACAGTGTTACGACAACAGTTGTGCTACGCTAACAAGTAGACTGCCACCTGACATACAACCACTAGAAAATCTACATGTATATCTACGAACAAGATTCGATCGTTGCTTCATTCAATATAAAAAGACTTCAAAGTACAACGTCAGATCCCTAAATTTATGAACGGCGAATCCCTGGATTTTTAGACGGCGAATCCCTAAATATTTGGATTCTCAGTACAGAGAATCCTCTCGGTCAATTCAAGTATCCAAAAGTCAGATTCGATCATTGCTACGCTTAATATAAAAGAGCTCTAAAGTACAACGGGAAAACAACTTTTTGAACTGTGACCTTCGGACCGTAAAACATACGAACGATAACACATACTTAGAACAAGCCTTCGAACTCTCGATCAATCtactctctctctagctcaTCTTTCATAAGTTCATTCTGTAACGCTAAGCTGAGAGTTGATTCATTATATTATCTGAGAGTATactcagtgttgtaagttgaacaaaacgTTGTTTGTTTAAGAGAGTGATAACTAGGAGTTTAGAACAGACAGTTGTTAAGTCCTGGGTTCTGACTAGGTTTGTGTAGACGCTATACAAACCAAAGCTTtttagtggaatccttctggaaacaaaagaaagggagtaagagttttatctccgaacattcataaaactcttgtgttatttcCTGACTGCATCTCTTAATCCGCAATCTACCGCTTCAAATCTAAcaagcatttccgcacttgaatccgttcaagagtttgcgacGATTTGtcgaaaaatagaaacaaattttaatctctaacaaaattaaaattgtattgaaAGTAAAAATTAGCTCAATAATATTCAAccccttctattgttgaagtcgatcctaacataatttttattatgttttcaaaaatatttttgtgaaacttttggtgaagaaaaatgaaagaaatgattaaaaaattgttttcaaataacccttttataaaaataaacactaaTGATCTAGTGTGGCCGAAAATAGAAGAATTAGTTGCAGTAGGAGCTACGTCCATCAGATGAACGCCATGTTTTCATCCAACGCGTCAGAATCATCCGCATAGCCGGTTGTACCCAAGCGAACACGCACCCGGGGACACAGgagatcaactaacgggatgtTAACCCCGTTAGCCGAAAATGCTCAGACGTAGACGAAATGCAAAAACACAGCATTTCGGTTCAACGAAACGGTGTCATTTTACCAGCATTTCTTCTTTGCCGATGCAGGGGATCGCCAGAAACGCGATCGACGCCGATATTTCTTATAGAACCCTTAACTCCGCCTACAACCATCCTTTTCCTTCCGAAAATTAACCATGTGCACGTCTTCTACTCACCATCATTTCCCCTAGGTCTAGAAGTCAAATCCTATACTAACCTAGGCTGATAAGGACAAAAGAGAAACGAGGAAGAAGAGCTTCGATAgccaaattgaagttgaattcgaCTTCAGTTAACCGACCTAACtgagtataaatactccctaGGTGTTAAGCTTTCAATCCATTAAACAACCATAAAACATTACAGCCTAATTCGAAGAATTGAAGAACCTAGCGAATTGGATTTTTGTAAAATGTTCTCCGTCGATCAAAGCTTCGATCTAGGGATTGGTAAAGCTTCATAcacatcattggagtgttctccaatcgtTGGTAAGCTTGTTGTAATTCGATTTGTAGATTTGAAATTGGATTTTTCCATGTTTGATCGGGTTCatattttgggtttaattttgtattttctttgtttgaaGACTCCCTAGATATTTTACAAGTTTTATGTCGATAGAAATTTGATCAAttcaacctaaatcaaaatacccaaatttgatttgaaattctggaaattttgaattttgtattcttgagttttaagattaaatttttaattaaaatagttgCTAGaaatgtttgtaaacatgttaggatgatttctaGATCATAAAATtaccatcccgatcatgtttgatccaactgaaattaaaaaaaaaataagtttgaatttcagttttaaattaTGTTGTAGAGCTtcattgatgttcttgtttttttttgtattcgattataaacatcattttaaagctgttggaacaagaattagacCATCAAATGACCTAAATAAAAAGTTCCCAAATTTTGCcctaaaaatgattttgaaaaatcaattgttATAGATTTCGATTGATCGTGTTTAGGGTTAAAGGTTATGATCCCTAAATTCATACGAGTTGTTTGCAACTTACATACCATAATTTtatgatctgtatcaaaagatacaaacctgCAATTCTTcttaccaaatgaagaacactcggtccccgACGACCTAGTCCTATAGGACCGGGACCTAGAACCAAAGATCGAGATCAAGGACCGAGAAATTTGACCCAACCGAGACCAAGAaacgatgttcttgagttaggaccgagaccaatgacTGATGTttttgagttaggaccgagacgaAGGActaatgttcttgagctagTACCGAGACCGatgaccgatgttcttaagGTAGGACTAAGACCTATGAGTGATGTTCTTAAGCAAGGACCGAAGAATTCGACCGAggtttctaacctaggaccgagaggttagATCTGGACAGAGACTCCCAGATCCATTACCGAGGAAACTAGACTTGGGACCGACactcctagacctaggaccaagcAGTCTAAGTTTATGATCGAGCCTCCTGAACACCAGTGCCAAATCCTTCGGTCCCTTGAGTGTTCCGAGCCCTGATCCAGACCACCCCGGTCTAGACTGCGCTCGTCCAAGCCCAAATTAGTAAAAACGGACCCAAgccctaggactccggtcctaagacctatttggttccacttttcaaaatccaaaattatttttgtattttggaaccccaatccattttcaaataatcccaaaaggttagaaaataatatcttaatattttgggatatttctcaaacaaatattttgactaaagccctgtttggaatttatttttaaattctaatgctttttctgatatttttcagggttTTTACTCAGTCTTATATCAACACAATTGCAGATAcagatttttaaataattttttataattatttacgtaatctaaaccTACCATTGTTTAGGACACTCggacaaataatttaaaaaataaatgttataaataaatcttttaataGCCAgacttttaaataataaaactgtcCTTTGACGAGCGCGGAGGACATAACGTGAAAGTCCCTTTTTAGAGCGTAACCAAACACAaataaagtacgtttatacacgtacattgtaattgattttttttttaaaaattatttgacgactttgttttcaaataaataatcttttaaattaattatgtttgattaatttaaattgggttttaatcaaattatcattttgaTTCCCAGGTTATTAAAATTTgagtaaaattaattattttttagatagttaattttaaaagcaagtgctatcaaaatcttttaaaataaatgttttattttaaaaagatgtctAACACGCAAAGAAATGTTAAAACGCATCGAATCTCAAGTCACCCTGTGATTCCCCGTATTGTCAGGTGTCACCCGACACGTTCTAAGCTGTGGGAAACCAATCCTgggttattattataaattaattatttttataatctcaCTTGAAAAGTTATATGAACTTTGggttaatatgttaaatataaaaaagttaagtTTTTGAGAGAAGTAATAATAAAAAGcgtgataaattaaatatataattatattttttttaatattaaaactgataaaaaaaaatagtttaaatatacaataatatatatttaaaaataaatattaaatttgtagaCACCCAGAAGTATAACCGAAGCAATgaactttttcttttaattctCATATGCCTCGTTACACgcgattaaaataataattagttcggaaaattttaaaactaacatccggactatttttaaataaaacttaaatatataaataaataaattaattaaataaatatactatattgaaaaaatatctataatttatttgttgacTCATAGAATTCAAAAGGAAGAATTTGGCTAAAAGATCTAAGAAAACTTAATGGATATAGTAGGCTCGTAAGAATTTGTAAAAGTTGTTATTGTTATAAATAGCTCTAGATGAAGaggaaaggaaagaaaagagagaaaaagacATACCTCtgttagagcttgtttgatgaagtggttatttggataaatccTGGAGGAGACATACTCGTAGCATTTATAAACTATGCAAGACTCTAAGGTAATTCTAATGTTATGTTAGCttcctattttaaaaatacataaataagaAAAGCTAAATTCAGTATTATAAAAGGCCATAACTAAAGCTAAATTCAGTATTATAAAAGGCCATAACTAAAGCTAAATTCAGTATTATAAAAGGCCATAACTATATTAACATGTGAAAATGGGGAATTGTAGAGAACAAAGgtgcatattaaaaaaaagtcataatCATCTACAAGCTAACATCAACTTCTAaccatcaaacaaataaaaaggtTCACACCATATCCAATTTTAAGAATTACCCATCTTAGCCAATGAAATATTAAACctaccttcttcttctttttcctcgCTTTAGTTTCAACTCGAAGCAATCCCTTTCGGCTTTTTATATGTATACCATTgggaaataaaaatgtaaacaaCAAAGTTAGCAATGCTTAGAATCACCAACAACCAATAAAAGTAATCAAGATGACCACGGTTCAAGTTATCAGGTATCCACCCAAGTTGCCCATTTCTCGTCGTAACTCTTGTCACAACCGTCACCAAAAAAGTACTCAAATAATTCCCCAAAGC from Impatiens glandulifera chromosome 5, dImpGla2.1, whole genome shotgun sequence includes:
- the LOC124938456 gene encoding uncharacterized protein LOC124938456 — its product is MMISLKAIQISLIPNLLRSNKKKILFLRCKSINSNPGENNPTEGDTRKQDLLARIAILQTQKVRLTDFLDERSSYLTQFAEEASNEFDKIGEDALKELNEAESRIMENIESRMQAFEETAEQEKLEIEKNEKKLFDFEDEIEDGRNEGLFFQNLREKKPVDMEKVKEETEKIKEVTVDITRTDTRRNIYIVFVGLIVVAIVDSLMSSSSGWEKTTVLGFILVGLLSQLFYEQRKLFETQITTQDNKSKDDENQS